From the Comamonas odontotermitis genome, one window contains:
- the crcB gene encoding fluoride efflux transporter CrcB has protein sequence MWNILGISVGAALGALARWQLGRWFNQPHALLPWGTLAANLVGGYTIGLLVALFQNMPGIDPVWRLVLITGFLGALTTFSSFSAETVSMLQAERYGLALLQCSLHLFGSLALTALGLATGNALWAGR, from the coding sequence ATGTGGAACATCCTGGGTATCTCCGTCGGCGCCGCCCTCGGCGCTCTTGCGCGCTGGCAACTGGGTCGCTGGTTCAACCAGCCGCATGCCTTGCTGCCCTGGGGCACGCTGGCCGCCAATTTGGTGGGCGGCTACACCATCGGCCTGCTGGTGGCACTGTTCCAGAACATGCCGGGCATCGATCCCGTCTGGCGGCTGGTGCTGATCACCGGCTTTCTGGGTGCGCTCACCACCTTTTCCAGCTTTTCGGCAGAGACGGTGTCGATGCTGCAGGCCGAGAGATACGGCCTCGCCCTGCTGCAATGCAGTCTGCATCTGTTCGGATCGCTCGCGCTGACCGCACTGGGCCTGGCGACCGGCAATGCCCTGTGGGCCGGCCGATGA
- a CDS encoding LOG family protein: protein MDANTQLDEQVMAHDWNLFSKDPADDSAMKRDSYRLAFADPEFLSRRETRAIRFQLEMLKPDLELSAQGINNTVVVFGSARFVSPEEAEQKLEAAKAQGDAKAIAIAQRAMATSRYYDAARRFARLVAKFSETQKLEDRLYICTGGGPGIMEAANRGAHEERAPNVGMNITLPHEQSGNRYITPELCFKFHYFALRKMHLMMRAKALVVFPGGFGTMDELFEVLTLVQTHKAKGVPIVLFGSDFWSRMLNFDVMIEYGTISADDVKLFHITDDVHEACRLIQAFYQD, encoded by the coding sequence ATGGACGCCAATACCCAGCTCGATGAACAAGTCATGGCGCATGACTGGAATCTGTTCAGCAAAGACCCGGCTGACGATAGCGCGATGAAGCGCGATTCCTACCGCCTCGCCTTTGCCGACCCCGAGTTTCTCAGCCGCCGCGAGACCCGCGCCATACGCTTTCAGCTCGAAATGCTCAAGCCAGATCTGGAACTGAGCGCACAGGGCATCAACAACACGGTGGTGGTATTTGGCAGCGCCCGCTTTGTCTCGCCCGAAGAGGCCGAGCAAAAGCTGGAGGCTGCCAAGGCCCAGGGCGATGCCAAGGCCATCGCCATTGCGCAGCGCGCCATGGCCACCAGCCGGTACTACGATGCGGCGCGCCGCTTTGCACGGCTGGTTGCCAAGTTCAGCGAAACGCAGAAGCTCGAAGACCGCCTCTACATCTGCACCGGCGGCGGCCCCGGCATCATGGAAGCCGCCAACCGCGGCGCCCATGAAGAGCGCGCCCCCAATGTGGGCATGAACATCACCCTGCCCCACGAGCAATCGGGCAACCGCTACATCACGCCCGAGCTGTGCTTCAAGTTCCACTACTTTGCGCTGCGCAAGATGCACCTGATGATGCGCGCCAAGGCACTGGTCGTCTTTCCTGGCGGCTTTGGCACCATGGACGAGCTGTTCGAGGTGCTGACCCTGGTGCAGACCCACAAGGCCAAGGGCGTGCCGATCGTGCTGTTCGGCTCCGATTTCTGGAGCCGCATGCTGAATTTTGATGTGATGATCGAGTACGGCACCATCTCGGCCGACGACGTCAAGCTGTTCCACATCACCGACGATGTGCACGAAGCCTGTCGCCTGATCCAGGCGTTCTACCAGGATTGA
- a CDS encoding MFS transporter, which produces MNRELIRLIVGQFFVHSCMTGTRLAAPLLALRDGYSPGAVGFLLSLFALTQVFLSLPAGRYADKHGFMKPMLIAIGLAFSGTAIGVAFPRFDVLCVSALLTGAGCGISIIALQRHAGRVAHEASELRQIFSWLSLGPAVANFLGPMVTGLIIDHSTRQAGDNLSYRIAFAVLALFSVVAWWCVRGAHDLPTAAPRSDGQPHHAWDLLREQSFRRLLLVNWLVASCWDVHTFVVPLLGHEKGLSASEIGTVLGVFALAAFVIRVLLPSISRHMREMSVVMVAMLLTAAVFAIYPLMPGALAMAVCSALLGLALGSVQPMAMSMLHQITPEERHGEAVGLRLMLINGSSVCMPLMFGAAGAAIGVGGVFWVMGALVGAGSRMAWVLGRTPLPTFTPIEAQATPPQAHAASDDGVTDVEPKKPK; this is translated from the coding sequence GTGAATCGCGAGTTGATACGGCTGATCGTCGGCCAGTTTTTTGTCCATTCCTGCATGACAGGCACGCGGCTGGCCGCTCCATTGCTGGCCTTGCGCGACGGCTACAGCCCCGGCGCCGTGGGTTTTTTGCTCAGCCTGTTTGCGCTGACGCAGGTGTTTCTCTCGTTGCCTGCGGGCCGCTATGCGGACAAGCACGGTTTCATGAAGCCCATGCTGATCGCCATTGGCCTCGCGTTTTCGGGCACGGCCATCGGGGTGGCGTTTCCGCGTTTTGACGTGCTGTGCGTGTCGGCCCTGCTGACGGGGGCGGGCTGCGGTATCTCAATCATCGCGCTGCAGCGCCATGCGGGTCGTGTGGCGCACGAGGCGAGCGAGCTGCGGCAGATCTTCAGTTGGCTGTCGCTCGGGCCTGCGGTGGCCAACTTTCTGGGACCCATGGTCACGGGGCTGATCATCGACCATTCCACCAGGCAGGCAGGAGACAACCTCTCATACCGCATCGCCTTTGCGGTGCTGGCGCTGTTTTCCGTGGTGGCCTGGTGGTGCGTGCGCGGGGCGCACGACTTGCCGACCGCTGCCCCCAGGAGCGACGGCCAGCCGCACCACGCCTGGGATCTGCTGCGCGAGCAGAGCTTTCGCCGCCTGCTGCTGGTGAACTGGCTGGTGGCCTCCTGCTGGGATGTGCATACCTTCGTGGTGCCGCTTCTGGGCCATGAAAAGGGGTTGTCCGCTTCAGAGATCGGCACGGTGCTGGGGGTGTTTGCCCTGGCTGCCTTTGTCATCCGCGTGCTGCTGCCCAGCATCTCGCGCCACATGCGCGAGATGAGTGTCGTGATGGTGGCCATGTTGCTCACCGCTGCCGTGTTTGCCATCTACCCGCTGATGCCAGGCGCCCTGGCCATGGCGGTGTGCTCGGCGCTCCTGGGCCTTGCGCTGGGCAGCGTGCAGCCCATGGCCATGAGCATGCTGCACCAGATCACCCCCGAAGAGCGCCATGGCGAGGCCGTGGGCTTGCGGTTGATGCTGATCAACGGATCAAGCGTGTGCATGCCGCTGATGTTTGGCGCGGCGGGCGCGGCCATCGGCGTGGGCGGCGTGTTCTGGGTGATGGGCGCATTGGTGGGGGCGGGCTCGCGCATGGCCTGGGTTCTGGGCCGCACCCCGCTGCCCACGTTCACGCCCATCGAGGCGCAAGCGACGCCACCCCAGGCGCATGCGGCCAGCGATGATGGGGTGACCGATGTGGAGCCCAAGAAACCAAAGTAA